CAAAAGAAAAAACGAAAAAAAATCAATAGAAAAGATGGTGAATAAGGATGAAAAAGCCTTACTTTATTTGGCCGTTGTTTCTTGTAGTGTGTGTGTTTGGGATTTTGTTTAGCCAAGCGCCTCAAGCGTTAGCGGAGCAAGAGAAAACAGAAACAGGTATATCATTCAATCAGTCTGTTGAACCAGATAAACCGAAACCGCCAATTTATGAGACAAAACCTCCCGTCTACCCAGAAACGGATGGTGCGTTACCTCATTTAGGACAAATGATGACGTCGTTCATTCTATTATTGTTAGGTGTCGCTTGTTTGATTGTCTTTTTAGGTGTTATCAGCTTACGTAAGGTATACAGCATGCACGTATAGGAGGGTAAAATGAAAGATTATTTATGGATTTATATATTAGGAGGAATCGCCTCTACATCGTTACTATTTTTTCTAGTGACACTTTCAAGAGACGTTTTTTTAGTCAGAAAGCTACGAAAAAAGAAGCTGGATTTAGTTTTTAACTTTAGTCTATTAGCTGTGTCTATCGCAAGTCTAGGGTTGATTATTTATTTGTTTGTTTTGCTAAAAGACCAAATCAAACTGATTGGCTAGATTGGTGAAACAACGTATTATTCTGTGAACGATTTATAACAGTAACTGTCGCCAATCTTACTTACGTTAAATAAGAAGGGTGATTAAATTTTGAAAAAAATACTATTTACAACATTACTTGCTTCATCAGCGTTGCTGATTTTTGCAAAACCTGCGAATGCAGAAGAAGTCGGAAATGAGCAAACAGACTTGGGGATTCGTTTTGACACTGATGGACCAGTAAAACCTGGACCAGGACCATTCAAAGATAACTTAGCATTGGTATGGACACCATCTAAATTTGATTTTGGTCGTCAAGCAGCAACAGCGAATATTGCTACATATAGCAATACTGTAGCCGGAGATCAATATATTGTCGTGAATGATGACAGACAAGGTACTGAAACAGGCGGAGAAGGCACAAGAGCCGTAACAACTTCTGCTTGGAAAGTGACGGCTTCATTGTCTAAATTAGTTTCTAAAGACAGCTCAGCTACAGAATTGCCATCAAAACTAACATTTACTTTAGGTGATGCACAATCTTACGATATTGGTGAAGTTGATCCAGATACAAATGACTTTTTACCAAATCCAATCGAAGGAAACTTAGGAACACTTGCTGATCCTAACAATATCACTGTTAGCAAAAGTGTAACATTAGAAGCTGGCAATACGACTGCAACAAATATCATTGCAAAAACGCAAGCAGATGCTGTCAAAGGCGGTTTTGCTACAAAATTATCAGATACTAAACTAACAGTTACTACAGGAACAGGAGCTGCCGGTAAAGCATTTAAAGGTAGCGTGAACTGGAGTCTTGACAATACTTACTAAGAAATAGCTTAGTAGTGTGTTGATATAAATAAGTAAGTAGATTGGTTGACAGTTATTGTTATAAATTGTTCACAGAATTGTCTGTATGACACAGAATCGAGGAATTATTGTTGGAAAGAGAAGGAGGGATCAGTCGTTGAAAAAACATCGTATATATCTAATAGTATTATTCTTCTGTTTGGCACTGTTCGTTGATCCCATTAAAAGCCTCGCAAAACAAGATTCATCCAATTTGATTGGCGGATTATCTTATGAAATTGTATATCCAGAGAATCAGAAAAATAAGAACTTAGGTTACTTTGATCTGACGATGCAGAAAGGACAAGAACAACAAGTTTCCCTCAAACTCTATAATTCATTAGCAAAAGACCTAACAGTTGAAATCCACTTAAACACAGCAAAAACCAATAGCATTGGGAAAGTTGAATATGGACCGAATGATTTGCCAAAAGATGCCTCTTTGACAACTGATTTCACCACTATCGTTAAAGGACCAACTAAAGTGGTGATCCCTTCTGGTGGGAGTAAGCAAGTCGATTTGATGCTCACACTGCCTAAGGAAATGAAAGATGGGTTGATTGCTGGCGGTATTCAATTGAAACCTGTGGTGGATCATAAAGCAAGTGATCAAGGAAAAAAAGATATCGTTGTAAATGAGTTTGCTTTTTTAGTAGGGATGTTATTACGTGTTGGTGATACGAATAGCATAAAACCAGAGCTGAAATTAAACAAAATATACATAGCATTCAAAGATAAAAAAAGTCATTTGTTTATCAATCTTTCTAATCGTCATCCGGTATATGTCGAAGGGATGAAGATCGCTGTTCAAGTAAGAAAAGCCAACAAGCAAAAAGTATTAGTTGAATACCAAAAGAAAGACATGCGAATGGCTCCGAATTCGATGATTGATTTTCCTATTGATTTAACCGATAAAGGATTGAGCGCAGGGACTTATTCCGCTGAAATCAAGGTTTCTTCCAAAAATGGTGGCAATTGGTCATGGATAGAAGATTTTACGATTAATACGTTAGAGGCGAATAGCCTTAATATGCAGCTCAAAGAAAATAAACCAGACGCAAAACAGACTTTTTTGGTCATTTTTTTAATTTTATGTGTAGGTGCACTTGTATTCATTTTAGGTTATAAAGTGATAAAACGAAAAAAAGCAGAAAATGAAAAGAGACGCTAAGCAACCCTTTTTCACAACTGTAAGTGTGAAAAAGAATAGTGTTAAAAGAAATAATAGTGAACTGACTCAAACACTCTTCTTGTGCATCACCTCTAATCAGCAAGCAAAATTGCTCAATCAATGATTTGATTTGAGCTGAACTAAATAGGTGATAGTGATACAAAGGAGGTGTTGCGATAGAGTGTAATCAGGTAGGCAATCAAAAATAAAGAAGAAAGGAGAAAAAATGGATAACAAAAAAAAGAATCCTTCTAAAGCTAAACTACTATGGATGCTAATTGGGCTTACGATAGTTGGCATTTTTTGTGTCACTGCTTTATTCACCATAACCAACCCGATATTAGCAAAGCCTGAAACAAGTGTGAAAAAAGTAACCAAACAGACGACCGATAAAGAGTCGGCTGCAAGTGTCGCTAAATCAGCAACAGTAAAAGCACAGAAAAACTATACAGCTAAGGCGCTAGATCCAGTTGAAAATGAAGCCGGATTGAAGGCGACTCCTAAAGTTTTGACGCTGAAACAAAATGAAGCTTTCCCAAATCTCAACACCGAAGCAGGTCTGGCAAAACTCTTTTCAGAAAGGGTTATTCCACATCCAGAATACGGTGCTGTATATGAATATGTGAACGCTGATGGAACGCCTGCTACACCTAGCAGTGAACAGGCAGGATTTCAAACAATTTATGTAGAAATCACTGAAAATTATGAGTTGACTAGTATTCGTGTTCCCGTGCCAGTAACTGTTACTGACTTAGGAACATCCTTTTTATTAGACAATCAAATAGCGCTTCAAACGGATAATGTAAATGGCAAAATTATTTTGTATCCAAACGAAACAGCGAATAAAACGGAAGAGCAGCTACAGCAGTTGGTCAAAACAAAATCGAATGTCCGCTCTTGGCAAGTGGAAGACGGCGCGTCTGTTCCAGTGAATGTAATTCAAACAACGATTGTAACAACCTCTGTAGGGACTTACAAAGCTGAGTTTGAAATTACAGTAGGAACAGGTGAAGCGGAACAAAAAGCTTCTGTTCAAAAAGATGTTGTTATTTTCGGAGCTGATCCACAAGCTTTTGTGTCTGTTGCTCAAAATGCAACACTTATTTTAGGGACAAGCCCAAGCAATTTATTTACGAAGTTTCAAACTGTGAACAATGCAACAGCATCAAATGCTGTTTATCAATTTGTAAATGAAAATGGCGAAGCATTGGAAAAATTTGATACATCTACAGTTGGATTTCACTGGGCTTACGTAAAAATGACAGAAAAAACGAATGAAAATGTAACAACGATCATTAAAGTGCCAATCAATGTTACAAGCGCAGATACTACTGCGTTATTGACCAATAAAGTCATGGTGAAATCTGATGCAAAGGTAATACTTTATCCTGATGAAACGAAAGGAAAAAGTAAAGAAGAACTGATTGCGTTGATTCAATCAAGAGCGCATTTAAGTGCTTGGAATATGAGCACAGGAGCAGCCGTTCCTGTATCATTTACAGAAACAACAACACTCAACGATTCTATAGGCTCATACACAGGTACGATCAAAGTAGAATTAGATGGCGTTTCGGCTACAACGACTAGAAATGTTACGGTATTCGGCGCTAATCCGCAAACGTTTGTATCTATCGCCCAAAATGCCACATTGTCGTTAAGCACCAATCCAACCAACCTATTTACAAAATTCCAAACAGTAAATAGTACGACAGCAACGAACGCATTGTATCAATTTGTTGGTGAAAATGGTGAAGCAATCGACAAGTTTGATACGTCCACCGTTGGATTTCACTGGGCTTATATAAAAATGACCGAGAAAACTGATGCCACTGTGTCGACGATCATCAAAGTACCGATCAATGTGACAAGCGCGGATACTACCGCTTTATTAACAAATAAAGTGATGGTAAAAGCCGATGCGAAGGTTCTTTTTTACCCGAATGAAACAAAAGGAAAAAGTAAAGAAGAGCTGATTGCGCTCATTCAGTCAAGAGCGCATTTAAGTGCTTGGAACATGAATACTGGGGCAACAGTTCCAGTATCATTTACGGATACGACAGCAGTCAATAATTCTATAGGCTCATATACAGGGACAATCAAAGTAGAATTAGATGGGACATCTGCTACGACTACACGAAATGTTACGATTTTTGGTGCCGATGTGAAATCCCCTTATTATTTTAAGGTGGATCAAGGCAAAGACATGGCGATGGGTACAAATGCAGCGAATATTTTTTCAAAATATCAGTCCTTAAATGATTCGGCTGCCGCCAGTTCTACTTATGAATGGGTCAAAAACCCAGCCGGTGATCCTACTGAACCTGTCAATAAATTTGATACTAGCAAAACAGGATTTCACTGGGGTTATATAAAAATGACGGATAAAAAAGATACAAGTGTGTCGACAGTTATTCCTGTGCCGATTACAGTAACGTTAGATAATCAAACTGTTATTGTAGATGCAAAAGCAGGGATGAGTTTCAATCATCTACCATTTTTAAATGCGAGTGAGATCAAAGGAAAAACTGTTCCGCAAATCATCCAATTACTAACCAAAAAATTAGCACCAAAAGCTTGGGATCTGACGACAGGACAAGATCTGGATGCGCGAATTACTAAATCTATGATTGTGAACTCAAGTAGAGGGTCTAAAGAGGTAACCATTACGATAACTTTAGGCGAACAACTGTTGACCTATACGTTCAAAGTGCTGGTTCTTCCAGATCAGGTATTCGGAAATAGTACGATTGAAGGCTGGAACAACATCCCCTTGAATTCCACTGATGGTGTTATTACTAATCCATTAAACGGTTCAAAAATGGGTTTTCCAGAAAGAGGAATTTCTGTAACTTCACAGAAAAATGAAGTCGGTTTTATTATCAAAGACAGTGCTGGTAAAGGCTATATTTATAGTGGTGGTGAAGGTCGAGTATCAGATATTCCTGGATTAAATACGAGCCCTATTTATGGGACTGGTTGGGCTAGAGGAAGTGGACTTGGTTATAATGGGGTTGATTCAAAGATGACCTCCAAATACTTTTTACGAAAAGGCAACGAGCTAAAGCAAATTTTAATAGATGAACCTAATCAGATTCTTTATGTATATAACCTAACTTTGAATCGAAATTTAAATTTCACTGTTCAATTAGATATGTACAATCTTTCTAATACAACAAAGAACTTTTCAATGCTAGAAAGCGTGGATACGGATTATTATACAGATTCAGTTCCAATATACGCACTAGGGAATAGTAGTGGCTTTTACATTCAACCTTCGTCTGGAAAAAGATTTACAATTCGATTAAAAGATTCCCGAGGAAATTGGCTTTCAGATTACACTAAATATATAGCTGGTTCATATAGCGGTACAGGGGTTTCTGGCGGAACAAATTACTTCGGAAATGATTTTATGGGCGCAGGTTCTGAAAGTAAAAATTACAGTGCTGGGCAAGTTATCGCATCGAGTGTCGATTCAGCGTATCAATTAGGTGCGCCGTGGAAAGATATATCCCCAGACGGAGCATTAAACACAGGTTACGAGATATTTGCAGGTGATGAGCTTCCCTATATGCAAATAAAAGCGAATCCAGAAGTATTCAATATTTATCCAGATTATGTAGATGATTTTAATACTAGTTACAAACTAAGTAAAATCCCTACAGCATCGGATCACGGTACGGTTTATGTGACATATCCAACAGGTGTTGAAGTCACGATGCCTTTTGCTGCAAATAGTCAAAAAGAATTTGATAGTCCATTGACTATACCAAGAACAGGATTACCTGAACAGTTGAACGAAGAACCAGGTACAATCAAAAATTATGATACTTCTTTACTAGCAATAAATGAGTCAGAAGGTCCCTATAATGGATTACCTTCGCAAGATTATGCAGTAAAAATCAACGTTTATAATCTTGGTGCTAAACCGATTCCGCAAATCATCAAAAAAGGAACTGCTTTTAATAAAAAAGCTTCTGAAGTCATTCAGGATGCAGTTATCTTGCCTGGACATACCGCTTCATATGC
This sequence is a window from Enterococcus sp. 7F3_DIV0205. Protein-coding genes within it:
- a CDS encoding WxL domain-containing protein; this translates as MKKILFTTLLASSALLIFAKPANAEEVGNEQTDLGIRFDTDGPVKPGPGPFKDNLALVWTPSKFDFGRQAATANIATYSNTVAGDQYIVVNDDRQGTETGGEGTRAVTTSAWKVTASLSKLVSKDSSATELPSKLTFTLGDAQSYDIGEVDPDTNDFLPNPIEGNLGTLADPNNITVSKSVTLEAGNTTATNIIAKTQADAVKGGFATKLSDTKLTVTTGTGAAGKAFKGSVNWSLDNTY
- a CDS encoding MucBP domain-containing protein; this encodes MDNKKKNPSKAKLLWMLIGLTIVGIFCVTALFTITNPILAKPETSVKKVTKQTTDKESAASVAKSATVKAQKNYTAKALDPVENEAGLKATPKVLTLKQNEAFPNLNTEAGLAKLFSERVIPHPEYGAVYEYVNADGTPATPSSEQAGFQTIYVEITENYELTSIRVPVPVTVTDLGTSFLLDNQIALQTDNVNGKIILYPNETANKTEEQLQQLVKTKSNVRSWQVEDGASVPVNVIQTTIVTTSVGTYKAEFEITVGTGEAEQKASVQKDVVIFGADPQAFVSVAQNATLILGTSPSNLFTKFQTVNNATASNAVYQFVNENGEALEKFDTSTVGFHWAYVKMTEKTNENVTTIIKVPINVTSADTTALLTNKVMVKSDAKVILYPDETKGKSKEELIALIQSRAHLSAWNMSTGAAVPVSFTETTTLNDSIGSYTGTIKVELDGVSATTTRNVTVFGANPQTFVSIAQNATLSLSTNPTNLFTKFQTVNSTTATNALYQFVGENGEAIDKFDTSTVGFHWAYIKMTEKTDATVSTIIKVPINVTSADTTALLTNKVMVKADAKVLFYPNETKGKSKEELIALIQSRAHLSAWNMNTGATVPVSFTDTTAVNNSIGSYTGTIKVELDGTSATTTRNVTIFGADVKSPYYFKVDQGKDMAMGTNAANIFSKYQSLNDSAAASSTYEWVKNPAGDPTEPVNKFDTSKTGFHWGYIKMTDKKDTSVSTVIPVPITVTLDNQTVIVDAKAGMSFNHLPFLNASEIKGKTVPQIIQLLTKKLAPKAWDLTTGQDLDARITKSMIVNSSRGSKEVTITITLGEQLLTYTFKVLVLPDQVFGNSTIEGWNNIPLNSTDGVITNPLNGSKMGFPERGISVTSQKNEVGFIIKDSAGKGYIYSGGEGRVSDIPGLNTSPIYGTGWARGSGLGYNGVDSKMTSKYFLRKGNELKQILIDEPNQILYVYNLTLNRNLNFTVQLDMYNLSNTTKNFSMLESVDTDYYTDSVPIYALGNSSGFYIQPSSGKRFTIRLKDSRGNWLSDYTKYIAGSYSGTGVSGGTNYFGNDFMGAGSESKNYSAGQVIASSVDSAYQLGAPWKDISPDGALNTGYEIFAGDELPYMQIKANPEVFNIYPDYVDDFNTSYKLSKIPTASDHGTVYVTYPTGVEVTMPFAANSQKEFDSPLTIPRTGLPEQLNEEPGTIKNYDTSLLAINESEGPYNGLPSQDYAVKINVYNLGAKPIPQIIKKGTAFNKKASEVIQDAVILPGHTASYAYEGDMPDTSVTGLTSVMVRMTDADQPDKTTLIKVPIQVIDETPPSRGLYIAANNFNSRPESFQNLTESEVNKLILKKSEAIAWDVATGSSKDITLSVESTTLPLNPEQGSYKATLKAVRGTEVTKKTITIDIQSNQKVNVEFVDETGDSLHDKITFDKIIGTTIDLTEETEVQQALESILAKNYQLVKKPDNETKIPVTSEESTVQYQFKGMLFVQSSPTFLNFGRKTLGIPFIKVEKAKYDKPLIVWDNRKNGGAWDLTATLKKPLTSQEDPSKVLPSAIRYKISDAETVVLSENETQSIAERTHETKGQYNVSSEWDKNQSGLLLEVPSGEVLQAGGYRATILWQVEQTP
- a CDS encoding DUF916 and DUF3324 domain-containing protein — protein: MKKHRIYLIVLFFCLALFVDPIKSLAKQDSSNLIGGLSYEIVYPENQKNKNLGYFDLTMQKGQEQQVSLKLYNSLAKDLTVEIHLNTAKTNSIGKVEYGPNDLPKDASLTTDFTTIVKGPTKVVIPSGGSKQVDLMLTLPKEMKDGLIAGGIQLKPVVDHKASDQGKKDIVVNEFAFLVGMLLRVGDTNSIKPELKLNKIYIAFKDKKSHLFINLSNRHPVYVEGMKIAVQVRKANKQKVLVEYQKKDMRMAPNSMIDFPIDLTDKGLSAGTYSAEIKVSSKNGGNWSWIEDFTINTLEANSLNMQLKENKPDAKQTFLVIFLILCVGALVFILGYKVIKRKKAENEKRR